A single window of Ornithorhynchus anatinus isolate Pmale09 chromosome 3, mOrnAna1.pri.v4, whole genome shotgun sequence DNA harbors:
- the MORN4 gene encoding MORN repeat-containing protein 4 isoform X3, whose protein sequence is MAAERCSERLSNCLLAAGTMTLTKGSFTYSSGEEYRGEWKEGRRHGFGQLLFADGGTYLGHFENGLFNGCGVLTFSDGSRYEGEFAQGKFNGVGIFIRHDNMTFEGEFKNGRVDGFGAEGESSSGLSAH, encoded by the exons AtggctgcagagcgctgtagtgagcgcttgtcAAA TTGTCTCCTGGCAGCTGGGACCATGACCCTCACTAAAGGCTCCTTCACCTACTCCAGCGGAGAAGAGTATCGCGGCGAAtggaaggagg GCCGCAGGCACGGCTTCGGTCAGCTGCTGTTTGCAGATGGTGGCACCTACCTGGGTCATTTTGAGAACGGGCTCTTTAACGGCTGCGGGGTGCTGACCTTCTCCGATGGCTCCAG ATACGAGGGGGAGTTTGCCCAAGGAAAGTTCAACGGCGTCGGAATCTTCATTCGTCATGATAACATGACCTTCGAAGGGGAGTTTAAGAATGGCAGAGTGGATGGCTttg GGGCAGAAGGAGAGTCTTCCTCGGGCCTGTCTGCACACTAG
- the MORN4 gene encoding MORN repeat-containing protein 4 isoform X1: MAAERCSERLSNCLLAAGTMTLTKGSFTYSSGEEYRGEWKEGRRHGFGQLLFADGGTYLGHFENGLFNGCGVLTFSDGSRYEGEFAQGKFNGVGIFIRHDNMTFEGEFKNGRVDGFGLLTFPDGSHGLPRNEGLFENNRLLRREKCAAVLQRAQSASQAARGLPA, from the exons AtggctgcagagcgctgtagtgagcgcttgtcAAA TTGTCTCCTGGCAGCTGGGACCATGACCCTCACTAAAGGCTCCTTCACCTACTCCAGCGGAGAAGAGTATCGCGGCGAAtggaaggagg GCCGCAGGCACGGCTTCGGTCAGCTGCTGTTTGCAGATGGTGGCACCTACCTGGGTCATTTTGAGAACGGGCTCTTTAACGGCTGCGGGGTGCTGACCTTCTCCGATGGCTCCAG ATACGAGGGGGAGTTTGCCCAAGGAAAGTTCAACGGCGTCGGAATCTTCATTCGTCATGATAACATGACCTTCGAAGGGGAGTTTAAGAATGGCAGAGTGGATGGCTttg GGCTGCTGACCTTCCCGGATGGCTCCCACGGGCTGCCCCGCAACGAGGGCCTGTTTGAGAACAACAGACTCCTGCGGCGTGAGAAGTGCGCGGCCGTGCTCCAGCGGGCCCAGAGCGCCTCCCAGGCAGCCCGCGGCCTCCCGGCCTGA
- the MORN4 gene encoding MORN repeat-containing protein 4 isoform X2, which yields MTLTKGSFTYSSGEEYRGEWKEGRRHGFGQLLFADGGTYLGHFENGLFNGCGVLTFSDGSRYEGEFAQGKFNGVGIFIRHDNMTFEGEFKNGRVDGFGLLTFPDGSHGLPRNEGLFENNRLLRREKCAAVLQRAQSASQAARGLPA from the exons ATGACCCTCACTAAAGGCTCCTTCACCTACTCCAGCGGAGAAGAGTATCGCGGCGAAtggaaggagg GCCGCAGGCACGGCTTCGGTCAGCTGCTGTTTGCAGATGGTGGCACCTACCTGGGTCATTTTGAGAACGGGCTCTTTAACGGCTGCGGGGTGCTGACCTTCTCCGATGGCTCCAG ATACGAGGGGGAGTTTGCCCAAGGAAAGTTCAACGGCGTCGGAATCTTCATTCGTCATGATAACATGACCTTCGAAGGGGAGTTTAAGAATGGCAGAGTGGATGGCTttg GGCTGCTGACCTTCCCGGATGGCTCCCACGGGCTGCCCCGCAACGAGGGCCTGTTTGAGAACAACAGACTCCTGCGGCGTGAGAAGTGCGCGGCCGTGCTCCAGCGGGCCCAGAGCGCCTCCCAGGCAGCCCGCGGCCTCCCGGCCTGA